The following coding sequences are from one Arachis hypogaea cultivar Tifrunner chromosome 7, arahy.Tifrunner.gnm2.J5K5, whole genome shotgun sequence window:
- the LOC140174359 gene encoding uncharacterized protein has product MKGGITRAKKHLMIKPGNVAGCKMAPKDVIAELWEYYHKKNRGRQSATPGSTEEQSVNARELDLESLGFGLSEEDAQGIDEPYNPAPMAAARGGATSMRGPMDLFVRKPETAIARNKREKLRQQNIKEACNKEAVRRVHRYLARWFYQAGIPLNPIKLKSFQEMLWAVGSFGPNLPAPSYHALRVPLLNEELDYTKGLLKGHKEQWEKYGCSIMSDAWTDKRQKSIINFLVNSPAGTIFLKSIDASDYVKTGEKLFELLDDVVEEIGEHNVVQVVTDNGSNYVLAASLIVTLAH; this is encoded by the exons ATGAAAGGAGGCATCACACGGGCAAAAAAGCACTTAATGATTAAGCCTGGAAACGTTGCTGGATGTAAAATGGCTCCAAAAGATGTTATTGCTGAATTATGGGAGTATTACCATAAAAAAAATCGAGGAAGACAAAGTGCCACCCCGGGAAGCACCGAAGAACAGAGTGTCAATGCTAGGGAACTTGACTTAGAGAGTTTGGGGTTCGGATTGTCGgaggaagatgctcaagggattgATGAACCTTATAATCCAGCTCCAATGGCAGCAGCTAGAGGGGGTGCAACTAGCATGAGAGGTCCAATGGATTTGTTTGTTAGAAAACCTGAAACTGCcattgcaagaaacaaaagaGAGAAATTGAGGCAGCAGAACATCAAGGAAGCATGTAATAAAGAAGCAGTTCGTAGAGTTCATCGATACTTAGCACGGTGGTTCTACCAAGCTGGGATTCCATTGAACCCGATAAAGTTGAAGAGTTTTCAAGAAATGTTGTGGGCTGTTGGAAGCTTTGGTCCCAATTTACCTGCTCCCAGTTATCATGCTCTAAGGGTTCCACTGCTTAATGAGGAGTTGGATTACACCAAAGGATTGTTGAAGGGTCATAAAGAGCAATGGGAAAAGTATGGTTGCTCTATTATGTCAGATGCTTGGACGGATAAAAGGCAAAAGAGCATTATTAATTTTCTTGTAAACTCTCCAGCAGGGACAATATTTTTGAAGTCTATTGATGCTTCTGATTATGTGAAGACTGGTGAGAAATTATTTGAGCTTCTAGATGATGTTGTCGAGGAAATTGGTGAGCACAATGTTGTTCAAGTTGTAACTGATAATGGGAGTAATTATGTTCTTGCCG CTTCACTTATAGTCACTCTAGCACATTAG
- the LOC112701453 gene encoding uncharacterized protein: MLRHFTNGKELVRHAVTQFATSFLSLERLYEEKGNLRRMFTSDEWAKNKLSKEAKGREATKIVIMPSFWNHVKYTLKIMGPLVRVLRLVDGEKKPPMGYIYEAMEKAKECIMKTFLNDETKYNDVFKIIDNRWNCQLHRPLHAAGYFLNPELFYDNPRIELDLEVTKGWFECITRLVPSQAVQQKILEEQALYKAGYGLFGSNFAKSQRRKISPAFWWRTYGHEAPNMQDLAIKILSLTCSASGCERNWSIFEHIHTKKKNRLDHERMESLVFIKYNQQLIERYNLKDEVDPIALNDIDECNEWLVGEIGTTTFRDDSVDDDADLVHQDDNTLS; encoded by the exons ATGTTGAGACACTTCACAAATGGCAAGGAGTTGGTAAGGCATGCAGTCACCCAATTTGCCACTTCATTTCTCTCTTTGGAAAGGCTTTATGAGGAGAAAGGAAATTTGAGAAGAATGTTCACCTCAGATGAATGGGCAAAGAATAAGTTGTCAAAGGAGGCAAAGGGGAGGGAGGCAACAAAGATTGTTATCATGCCCTCTTTTTGGAATCATGTCAAGTACACCCTTAAGATCATGGGCCCTCTTGTTCGGGTGCTTAGACTTGTTGATGGAGAGAAGAAGCCACCCATGGGATATATTTATGAAGCAATGGAGAAGGCAAAGGAATGCATCATGAAAACATTTCTTAATGATGAGACCAAGTACAATGATGTTTTTAAAATCATTGACAACCGATGGAATTGCCAACTTCATCGTCCGTTGCATGCAGCCGGTTATTTTCTAAATCCCGAGTTGTTTTATGACAACCCACGGATTGAGCTGGATTTAGAAGTTACAAAGGGGTGGTTTGAGTGCATCACTAGATTGGTGCCAAGTCAAGCTGTGCAACAGAAGATATTGGAGGAGCAAGCACTATACAAGGCCGGCTATGGactttttggatcaaattttgcaAAATCTCAAAGGAGAAAGATTTCACCCG caTTTTGGTGGCGGACATATGGGCATGAAGCTCCAAACATGCAGGACCTTGCTATCAAGATCTTGAGCTTGACTTGTAGTGCTTCTGGATGTGAGCGCAATTGGAGTATATTTGAGCACATTCatactaagaagaaaaataggCTTGATCATGAAAGGATGGAGAGTTTGGTCTTCATAAAGTATAACCAACAACTCATCGAGAGGTACAACCTTAAAGATGAAGTTGACCCTATTGCACTCAATGATATTGATGAGTGTAATGAGTGGTTAGTGGGAGAAATTGGGACAACCACCTTTCGAGATGATAGTGTGGATGATGATGCTGATTTGGTTCATCAAGATGACAACACTTTAAGTTGA